The Mucilaginibacter sp. PAMB04168 genome contains the following window.
GCACTGTTGTTAGTGAGTGTGAACGTTACATTAAAGCTTTCCTTTTGCGTTAGCTTGGCTTTACTAATTTTCAGGTCGCTATAAGTAAAACTACTGTAGCTTAACCCGTAGCCAAATGCGTAACGTGGGGTATTAGGCAGGTCAATATATGCTGATTTGTACACGATTCCGCTGGTAGCAGTAACCGGCCTGCCGGTGTTTGAGTAATTATAAAATATAGGGATTTGCCCCATAGCGCGTGGGAAAGTGATCGGAAGCTTTCCGGATGGATTATAGTCGCCTGAGATAACGTTAGCTATTGCATTTCCGGCTTCAGAACCCAGCCAGAAAGCGTATATAATACCATCTGCTTTATCAGCAATGTCATTAAAAATCATTGGCCGACCCGCCATTAATACAACAATTACCTTTTTACCGGTGGCCTTAATGGCATTAAACAATTCCTCCTGTTTACCGGGAAGATGAATGTCTGAACGGGACTTAGCCTCACCCGACATATCTCCTGCCTCACCCAACGCCATAATTACTATATCCGACTTGGTGGCCAGTTCAATAGCTTCATGAAAGCCTGCACTACTGGTATCATTGATGCCGCAACCACGGGCATAATTAAACGTGGTTTGCGAGCTAAACTTTTTACGCAAACCCATATATACGCTGGTTATACTTGCTGTATCTGCATACACGGTCCAGCTTCCCGCTAAGTCCTTTTTTGCTTTTATAAGCGGCCCAATTAGCGCTACCGATTTAGGTGCTTGCTGAAGGGGTAAAATATGGTTCTCATTTTTAAGTAACACTATTGATTTTTCCGCAACCGATCTTGCAATCAATTGGTGCGAATTATCGGCCATCACTTTTGCTTCGCGCGTTGCATCACAAAACCTATAAGGATCATCAAACAAGCCCAATTCGAACTTTTTATATAAAATGCGCCGTACGGCATCATCTATCCATTTGATATTGACCTTACCGGAAACAACCAAGCTTTCCAGCTCCTTTTTGTACGCCTGACTTTCCATATCCATATCGCTGCCGGCAGTAATGGCATGGCGTGCCGCATCTTTCAAATCATCAGCATAGCCCCAGGTTGTCATCTCACCTATCGATCCCCAGTCACTTACAACAAATCCCGGGTACTTCCAGTCGCCTTTTAATATATCGCGCTGCAAATACCGGTTGCCCGTAGCCGGGATGCCGTTCAACGTATTAAATGAATTCATAAAAGTGGCAATGCCGGCATCTGCTGCTGCTTTAAAAGGCGGTAAGTATACCTCCTGCAACATTTGCTCGCTCATATCAACCGCATTATAATCGCGGCCGGCAAGCGCAGCGCCATAGGCGGCAAAGTGTTTGGCGCAAGCCATAACGGCATCGGTACCCCCAAGCCTTTCACCCTGGAAACCCTTTACCCTTGCTTTGGCAATTACCGACCCTAAGTAAGTGTCTTCTCCTGCCCCTTCCATTACACGTCCCCAGCGCGCGTCACGTGCAATATCAACCATGGGTGCAAAGGTCCAGTGAATACCAGATGCAGCCGCCTCTTTAGCCGCTGTATGCGCAGACAAACGTATGGCGGCAGTGTCCCAGGATGCTGCTTCGGCCAACGGGACCGGAAAAACGGTTTTATAACCATGAATTACATCCAGGCTAAAAAGCAGCGGGATTTTCAGCCTCGATTGCAGGGCCACTCCTTGTATCTCGCGTGTATCTTTAACGCCCTTTACATTGAGCATCGAACCCACCATACCGTTTTTAATTTCGTTACGCAGATTATATTGCTGGGGGTTGGATGGCCCGGTTACATCACGTCCGGAATATTGGTTTAACTGGCCAATCTTTTCTTTAAGCGTCATAAGCCTAAGTACAGAATCAACCCGTTGATGAATGCGCTTGCTTTGAGCCGATGTATTGAGGCAATACATGAGCAGAAAACAAAGCACCGCATTGTATTTTTTCATTTTTGTTGGTCATAATTTTAACTGCACCTGATGTATCACCCAAACATCTTGTACATATTTAGGCGATACGACGTTGCTTTGCAGTTTAATATCCAGGATTTTGAACAAGCGACTTGTCCCTGTTAATTTCAGTTTGCGGTATTGGAAACAGGTAATTCGATTCCACAAATACATGATTAGCGTTCCCCGACGGTGTAGCTACCACTTTAGCATAAGTGTAGGTATTGCCGGTCTTAGTGATCTTCATCGCATATATGGTTTGATTTTGCGTAAAGGGTGCAATTTTCCAACGTCGTACATCAAAATAGCGGTGATCCTCATACGCAAATTCTACCCGGTATTCGTTCTGTATCACTTTACGCATGTCGTCTTTCGACAGGCCGGCAGTAAGACCGTATAAGCCATCTGCACCAGGTAAAATTCCGGCCCGCTTTCTTATCAGTTTAAGTTGCTCGTAAGCCGTATTAACATCTCCCATCTCGTTTTTTGCTTCTGCGTAGGCCAGCAAAATTTCGGCATACCGGATCAGTGGAAAGCATCTGTCGGTGTTTGACCCGCCATTTTGAGCAGAGTTATCGCTCATCATCTTTCGCCAAAAATATCCGGTGCTATTCTTCACTACATTGTAGCCGTCTCTGGCGGCACCATCATAAGTAAAAATAGGGTCCTTCTTTCCGGTAGTATTATTATACCAGGGCGTTTCGTTATAAATAAAGGTGTAATTAAAACGGGGGTCCCGATTTTTAAAAGGATCTGTAGCCGCATACATCGGCGATTTTGCAATCGGTCCGCCATCAACAATAGGTTTACCGTCAATCATTCCAAAAGCTTCGGCTAAATTCTGAGTGGGCATAGACTCAACCGTGTTGTTGCCTCTTGATGGTGGCAAAAGCCGGTTCTCTAAAGTTTTATTGGGAGCAAGCATACCCGGCAAAACGTACTCTGTGTTTACACGGGTAAGAAAGACTCTCGAGAAACCATATCCCGGGGCAGTTACATTGTCTTCCATCAGCATGTATTTATTCAGTTTAATAACTGCTTCTGCCGCATCAGCAGCTTGTTTCCAACGGTCTGGATTAAAATCAGGATAGGAAGTTAGCGCCTTTAGCTCAGGGTTGCCGGATACGCCGCCTCCATTAAATAACGGGCTGGCCGCATACAATAACACTCTGGCTTTTAAACCAAGGCAGGCTCCCTTGGTAATGCGACCGTAATTTTGCGGCAGGTGCTCTATCGGCAAAACGTTTGCAATAGCATCTAACTCGCTTATTATGTAGCTAACGCACTCGGCATAAGTATTTCGAGGTATGTTCAGATCGTCAGATGGTTCGAACAGCTTGTCGCCTATTAAAGGCACACCGCCAAAGTTGCGCAACAGTATGGCATAATACCACGCTCGCAAAAAGCGTACTTCGGCCATAGTAAGTTCTTGTGTGGCAGGTTTAAGCGGTGAATTTTTTACATTACCCAAAAACACGTTCGATCTTCTGATATTTCGCCAGGCAATGTTCCAGGCATCAATATAAGGTGTGGTTTGGGTTGGATTCATGGTGCCCAAACTGGTCATTACAAAGGGCTGTGTAGGGCCACTTAAGGTACCCCACCCTTCTCCGGCACCTTCATCTGTTCCAGCAAAAATACCTTCATACCGCTTATAGCTAAAGGTGAAGCTAACATCGCTGTAAATGCCGTACATAAAGCGCATAGTAAGCACACTATCGGCAAAGGTCGACTCCTTATTTAGTGTTGTACTTGTTTGCGGGTCGAGCAAATCCTGGTTCTTGCATGAGTAAAGCAGTATACTCAACAAGGCCAGTAAAAAACTAAGCTTTTTCATATCGTTAAAAAGTAAGTTGTAATCCGAAGTTGAAAATTTTGGTTTGTGGGTAAAAGGCTGAACCGTCCTGCCCTGAGTTGTTCTCAGGATCTATTTGATAGATATTTTTATCTACCAAAGCCCATGTGGCCAGGTTATAACCGTTGGCATAAACTCGTACACCGCTGAATTTGAATTTGTTTACAAACTTTGCCGGAAGTGTATAACCAATCTCCATGGTTTTAAGCCTCAGGTAATCCCCTCTTCTCATCCAATAGTCGGACACGTAATTAGCAGGGTGGCTGGTAGTTGCACCAATGTTTGTTGCTATGCGAGGAAAACTTGGATTTTCCTGATTATCAGGCCGCCATGCATTCTGGTGTATGTCGCGGAAATTATTAACAAACGGAACAACAGATTCGGCTATGCCACGAAGTGCAAAATTAAGCGCGCTTTGAAACGTTGCCGTAATGCTGAAACCCTT
Protein-coding sequences here:
- a CDS encoding glycoside hydrolase family 3 N-terminal domain-containing protein is translated as MKKYNAVLCFLLMYCLNTSAQSKRIHQRVDSVLRLMTLKEKIGQLNQYSGRDVTGPSNPQQYNLRNEIKNGMVGSMLNVKGVKDTREIQGVALQSRLKIPLLFSLDVIHGYKTVFPVPLAEAASWDTAAIRLSAHTAAKEAAASGIHWTFAPMVDIARDARWGRVMEGAGEDTYLGSVIAKARVKGFQGERLGGTDAVMACAKHFAAYGAALAGRDYNAVDMSEQMLQEVYLPPFKAAADAGIATFMNSFNTLNGIPATGNRYLQRDILKGDWKYPGFVVSDWGSIGEMTTWGYADDLKDAARHAITAGSDMDMESQAYKKELESLVVSGKVNIKWIDDAVRRILYKKFELGLFDDPYRFCDATREAKVMADNSHQLIARSVAEKSIVLLKNENHILPLQQAPKSVALIGPLIKAKKDLAGSWTVYADTASITSVYMGLRKKFSSQTTFNYARGCGINDTSSAGFHEAIELATKSDIVIMALGEAGDMSGEAKSRSDIHLPGKQEELFNAIKATGKKVIVVLMAGRPMIFNDIADKADGIIYAFWLGSEAGNAIANVISGDYNPSGKLPITFPRAMGQIPIFYNYSNTGRPVTATSGIVYKSAYIDLPNTPRYAFGYGLSYSSFTYSDLKISKAKLTQKESFNVTFTLTNNSAFAGEEVVQLYLQDKKASVVRPVKELKAFAKIMLKPGEHQGVTFTVKPDQLAFYKPTQGWITEPGSFKLMIGAASNDIKLSTDFELQDVVNQGLSSNK
- a CDS encoding RagB/SusD family nutrient uptake outer membrane protein, translated to MKKLSFLLALLSILLYSCKNQDLLDPQTSTTLNKESTFADSVLTMRFMYGIYSDVSFTFSYKRYEGIFAGTDEGAGEGWGTLSGPTQPFVMTSLGTMNPTQTTPYIDAWNIAWRNIRRSNVFLGNVKNSPLKPATQELTMAEVRFLRAWYYAILLRNFGGVPLIGDKLFEPSDDLNIPRNTYAECVSYIISELDAIANVLPIEHLPQNYGRITKGACLGLKARVLLYAASPLFNGGGVSGNPELKALTSYPDFNPDRWKQAADAAEAVIKLNKYMLMEDNVTAPGYGFSRVFLTRVNTEYVLPGMLAPNKTLENRLLPPSRGNNTVESMPTQNLAEAFGMIDGKPIVDGGPIAKSPMYAATDPFKNRDPRFNYTFIYNETPWYNNTTGKKDPIFTYDGAARDGYNVVKNSTGYFWRKMMSDNSAQNGGSNTDRCFPLIRYAEILLAYAEAKNEMGDVNTAYEQLKLIRKRAGILPGADGLYGLTAGLSKDDMRKVIQNEYRVEFAYEDHRYFDVRRWKIAPFTQNQTIYAMKITKTGNTYTYAKVVATPSGNANHVFVESNYLFPIPQTEINRDKSLVQNPGY